One Sphingomicrobium marinum genomic window carries:
- a CDS encoding NAD(P)H-dependent flavin oxidoreductase, protein MFKGLKPIQYNGKEVWPLIEGGKGVSATNHASSGAWAAAGGIGTVSAVNADSYDPDGRIIPQVYEEMTRRGRHEELIQYAIDGASAQVERAYEIASGKGAININVLWEMGGAQRVLHGVLERCKGLIDGVTCGAGMPYKLSEIAAEYGVKYLPIVSSGRAFRALWKRAYSKFEEGLAAVVYEDPWLAGGHNGLSNAEDPKKPQDPYPRVAELRKMMRAEGVSEDVPIIMAGGVWRLDEWNDWIDNEELGAIAFQFGTRPLLTQESPIPPEWKARLMTLEEGDILLHKFSPTGFYSSAVRNPFLRNLEARSERQIAFTKEEVGEHKFTLDVGVKGRKQFWVTKGDLNHAREWHGAGFTEAMKTPEDTLIFVTPEEMKEIRKDQADCMGCLSQCSFSSWADNEKNTTGRLADPRSFCIQKTLQDIAHGGPVDENLMFAGHSAFRFKSDPFYSNGFVPTVKQLVDRILTGA, encoded by the coding sequence TTGTTCAAGGGTTTGAAGCCCATCCAGTATAACGGCAAGGAAGTCTGGCCGTTGATCGAGGGTGGCAAGGGCGTTTCGGCGACCAATCACGCATCGTCGGGCGCTTGGGCCGCTGCCGGGGGTATCGGTACGGTCAGCGCGGTCAATGCCGACAGCTATGATCCGGACGGTAGGATCATCCCGCAAGTCTATGAAGAGATGACGCGGCGCGGGCGCCACGAAGAGCTGATCCAGTACGCCATCGACGGCGCCAGCGCACAGGTGGAGCGCGCCTATGAAATCGCTTCGGGCAAGGGCGCGATCAACATCAACGTCTTGTGGGAAATGGGCGGCGCGCAGCGCGTGCTGCACGGTGTCCTCGAACGCTGCAAAGGGCTGATCGACGGCGTCACCTGCGGTGCCGGCATGCCCTACAAGCTATCGGAAATCGCGGCAGAGTACGGGGTCAAATATCTACCCATCGTATCCTCGGGCCGCGCTTTTCGCGCGTTGTGGAAGCGGGCTTATTCGAAGTTCGAAGAAGGCCTGGCCGCGGTCGTTTATGAAGACCCTTGGCTGGCGGGCGGGCATAACGGTTTGTCCAATGCCGAAGACCCCAAAAAGCCGCAGGATCCGTATCCGCGCGTCGCCGAATTGAGAAAGATGATGCGCGCCGAAGGTGTGTCGGAAGACGTGCCGATCATCATGGCGGGCGGCGTGTGGCGCCTCGACGAATGGAACGACTGGATCGACAACGAGGAACTGGGCGCCATCGCGTTCCAGTTCGGTACGCGGCCGCTTCTCACGCAGGAAAGCCCGATCCCGCCCGAATGGAAGGCGCGGCTGATGACGCTGGAGGAAGGCGATATCCTCCTGCATAAGTTCAGCCCCACCGGATTTTATTCGTCCGCGGTGCGCAATCCGTTCCTGCGCAACCTCGAAGCGCGCAGCGAGCGCCAGATCGCGTTCACCAAGGAAGAGGTGGGCGAGCACAAGTTCACGCTCGACGTTGGCGTCAAGGGAAGAAAGCAGTTCTGGGTCACCAAGGGCGATCTCAACCATGCGCGCGAATGGCATGGCGCCGGTTTCACCGAGGCGATGAAGACGCCCGAGGACACGCTGATTTTCGTCACGCCCGAGGAGATGAAGGAAATCCGCAAGGACCAGGCCGATTGCATGGGTTGCCTGTCGCAGTGCAGCTTTTCGAGCTGGGCGGACAACGAGAAGAACACCACCGGGCGACTGGCCGATCCGCGTTCTTTCTGCATCCAGAAGACGTTGCAGGATATCGCGCATGGCGGACCGGTGGATGAAAATCTCATGTTCGCGGGCCACTCCGCGTTCCGCTTCAAGTCCGATCCCTTCTACTCGAACGGTTTCGTGCCAACGGTGAAGCAGCTCGTCGACAGGATTCTGACCGGGGCATGA
- a CDS encoding SH3 domain-containing protein, with protein MRWAPLLLMLAAPAAAQEAEDVEYWASISSGEALMRTGPGKTYPATWKYQRRDLPVKITQRYDNWRKITDPDGETGWMAVALLSERRTGMIRGDEVVPLYVTPDFDAPIRYRAEPGVVGKLDECNGTFCLMVMDDSRDGWVAQDVLWGVDPGEKFE; from the coding sequence ATGCGCTGGGCGCCCCTACTTCTGATGCTGGCGGCGCCGGCAGCGGCTCAAGAGGCCGAAGACGTCGAATATTGGGCGTCGATCAGTTCGGGCGAAGCGCTGATGCGCACGGGGCCGGGTAAAACCTATCCCGCGACCTGGAAATATCAGCGCCGCGACCTGCCGGTGAAGATTACGCAGCGCTACGATAATTGGCGCAAGATCACCGATCCCGATGGTGAAACCGGCTGGATGGCGGTTGCGCTGCTTTCAGAACGGCGCACCGGGATGATCCGGGGCGACGAGGTCGTTCCGCTCTACGTGACGCCCGATTTCGACGCTCCGATCCGTTACCGCGCCGAGCCGGGGGTGGTCGGCAAGCTGGACGAGTGCAACGGCACCTTCTGCCTTATGGTCATGGATGACAGCCGCGACGGCTGGGTCGCGCAGGACGTGCTGTGGGGCGTCGATCCGGGCGAAAAGTTCGAATAG
- a CDS encoding thiolase family protein, translated as MTDTVILSYARTPMGSMQGALADASATDLGATAVKAAVERAGVDGADIDRIYMGCVLPAGLGQAPARQAALKAGLPKSVQATTVNKVCGSGMQTVIQADEAIKAGNATTIVAGGMESMTNAPYLLKKHRSGARIGHDTAYDHMFLDGLEDAYDQGRAMGTFAQDTANDYQLTREDMDAYSIESLARAQRAISEGDFADEVVPVTITTRKGDVVVDTDEAPGRGNPDKIPTLRPAFAKDGTITAATSSSISDGAAAVVVTSKAAAEAAGKTPVAHIIATAAHAREPKDFTVAPIGAIEKVLDKAGWDVADVDLWEVNEAFACVAMFAMKDIGIPHDKINVNGGGTALGHPIGASGTRIIVTLLNALKKRGLKKGVASLCIGGGEATAIALELA; from the coding sequence ATGACCGACACCGTTATTCTTTCCTATGCCCGTACACCGATGGGATCGATGCAGGGCGCGCTTGCGGATGCCAGCGCTACCGACCTGGGTGCTACCGCGGTGAAGGCCGCTGTCGAGCGCGCCGGTGTCGACGGCGCCGACATTGACCGCATCTACATGGGCTGCGTGCTGCCCGCCGGTCTCGGCCAGGCGCCCGCTCGCCAGGCGGCGCTGAAAGCCGGCCTGCCCAAATCGGTCCAGGCCACCACGGTCAACAAGGTCTGCGGCTCGGGCATGCAGACGGTCATCCAGGCCGACGAGGCGATCAAGGCGGGCAATGCGACCACTATCGTCGCGGGCGGCATGGAAAGCATGACCAACGCCCCCTACCTGCTCAAGAAGCACCGCTCGGGTGCGCGCATCGGCCACGACACCGCCTATGACCATATGTTCCTCGACGGGCTCGAGGATGCTTACGATCAAGGCCGCGCGATGGGCACGTTCGCGCAGGATACGGCCAACGACTACCAGCTGACCCGCGAAGACATGGACGCCTACTCGATCGAAAGCCTCGCCCGCGCCCAGCGCGCGATCAGCGAAGGTGATTTCGCCGACGAGGTCGTTCCCGTGACGATCACCACGCGCAAGGGCGACGTCGTCGTCGATACCGACGAAGCGCCCGGCCGCGGCAACCCGGACAAGATCCCGACGCTGCGCCCGGCATTCGCCAAGGACGGCACCATCACCGCTGCGACCAGTTCGTCCATTTCGGACGGCGCGGCCGCGGTCGTCGTGACCTCGAAAGCCGCCGCCGAAGCCGCGGGCAAAACGCCGGTCGCGCACATCATCGCCACCGCCGCGCATGCGCGCGAACCCAAAGACTTCACCGTGGCGCCCATCGGCGCGATCGAAAAGGTTCTGGATAAAGCCGGCTGGGACGTTGCCGACGTCGACCTGTGGGAAGTCAATGAAGCCTTTGCCTGCGTCGCAATGTTCGCGATGAAGGACATCGGCATTCCGCACGACAAGATCAACGTGAATGGCGGCGGCACGGCGCTCGGCCACCCGATCGGCGCCAGCGGCACGCGCATCATCGTCACCCTGCTCAATGCGCTCAAGAAGCGCGGGCTCAAGAAGGGTGTCGCCTCGCTCTGCATCGGTGGCGGCGAAGCCACCGCGATCGCGCTCGAACTCGCCTGA
- the nadC gene encoding carboxylating nicotinate-nucleotide diphosphorylase, whose protein sequence is MIENFDLEDYVRRVLAEDLGEGGDVTSNHTIAAVAKFSAVMDTREDIVIAGIGVAAAFFEALDPGVRIEKLVADGDQAPAGTDLMRLTGNARAMLAAERSALNTLQVLCGIATMARRYADAIEGTGAKVLDTRKTIPGLRALSKYASQVGGATNHRMRMDDGLLIKDNHIAVNGGDVAKTVAAAKAGDHGLQVQVEVDRIDQIETALAAGADRLLLDNMPPPVLREAVALVAGRVPLEASGGIDLDTIRAVAETGVDYISTSRITMGSEAVDIGLDYALQ, encoded by the coding sequence ATGATCGAAAATTTCGACCTCGAAGACTATGTCCGCCGCGTCCTTGCCGAAGATCTCGGGGAGGGCGGCGATGTCACCAGCAATCATACGATCGCAGCTGTTGCGAAGTTTTCCGCCGTCATGGATACGCGCGAGGATATCGTCATTGCGGGTATCGGGGTCGCAGCGGCATTTTTCGAGGCGCTCGATCCCGGAGTTAGGATCGAGAAACTGGTAGCCGATGGTGACCAGGCACCGGCGGGCACCGATCTGATGCGACTAACAGGAAATGCGCGCGCGATGCTGGCGGCCGAGCGATCTGCGCTCAACACGCTGCAGGTCCTGTGCGGCATCGCGACGATGGCGCGGCGCTATGCCGACGCGATCGAGGGCACGGGCGCAAAAGTCCTCGACACGCGCAAGACGATCCCGGGGCTTCGCGCGCTGTCAAAATATGCAAGCCAGGTGGGCGGCGCCACCAACCACCGCATGCGCATGGATGACGGGCTGCTCATCAAGGACAATCATATCGCGGTGAACGGCGGCGATGTGGCGAAGACGGTCGCAGCCGCCAAGGCCGGCGATCACGGCCTGCAAGTGCAGGTCGAAGTCGACCGCATCGATCAGATCGAGACGGCGCTGGCGGCAGGTGCGGACCGTCTGCTGCTCGACAACATGCCGCCTCCGGTATTGCGCGAAGCGGTTGCGCTCGTTGCCGGCCGCGTGCCCTTGGAAGCGTCGGGCGGGATCGACCTCGACACCATTCGCGCGGTTGCCGAGACGGGGGTCGATTATATCTCGACCAGCCGCATCACCATGGGCAGCGAGGCTGTGGATATCGGGCTCGATTACGCGCTGCAGTAG